From a region of the Armatimonadota bacterium genome:
- a CDS encoding FAD-dependent oxidoreductase, translating into MQRTDVDKPDYYHQVVDCQWACPAHTNVPEYIRLIAQGRFDDSYMLNRESNVFPGILGRTCDRPCEPACRRVRVEGKPVAICRLKRVAADNKSDIRNRLPKAPKKKNGKKIALIGAGPASLTVANDLIPLGYDVTLFEALPLPGGLMRINIPAFRLPAEVLDEEIAYIIDMGVKVLYDTPIKSLKKLLDSKEFDAVFVGTGAPKGRELDIPGRHDSDQVFIGIEWLESIHFEHVDSVGERVLIIGVGNTAMDCCRSAKRLGAKDVKVVARKTRKYFKASPWELEDAEEEHVEILENLSPVQFVLENSTLVGMEFEKFTSVEIDGKLVQEPAGHVVIPCDTVIVAIGQENAFPWIERDIGIEFNKWDMPEVDETTFMYTREGVFSGGDAAFGPKNIIWAVEHGHQAAISIHNYCNGKSVDDRLPQGQTLSSTSMGLHEWSYSNDYDPAKRQKMTHIEMPERFLKMTIEVEEGFTMEQAKVEVERCMNCDIQTHFTESLCIECDACIDVCPTDCLTITNNGDETDLRSRLIAPADVHDQPLFVSGALKQTGRVMVKDENICLHCGLCADRCPTHAFDMRKSILQLPYAGQPVPEKTLPAAEPAPAK; encoded by the coding sequence ATGCAGCGCACAGACGTTGACAAGCCCGACTATTACCACCAGGTCGTGGACTGCCAATGGGCATGCCCGGCCCACACGAACGTACCCGAATATATCCGGCTTATCGCTCAAGGGCGCTTCGACGACTCGTACATGCTGAACCGCGAGTCGAACGTTTTCCCCGGCATCCTCGGGCGAACGTGCGACCGACCTTGCGAACCGGCTTGCCGCCGCGTCCGCGTAGAAGGAAAGCCCGTCGCGATCTGCCGGCTAAAGCGCGTTGCGGCAGACAACAAGTCGGACATTCGTAACCGCCTGCCGAAAGCCCCCAAGAAGAAGAACGGCAAGAAGATAGCCCTCATCGGTGCGGGGCCTGCCTCTCTGACCGTTGCCAACGACCTCATACCGCTCGGCTACGACGTGACCCTTTTCGAGGCGCTGCCGCTTCCGGGCGGGCTCATGCGAATCAACATCCCCGCCTTCCGGCTCCCAGCAGAGGTGCTGGACGAGGAGATCGCCTACATCATCGACATGGGCGTGAAGGTCCTCTACGACACGCCCATCAAGAGCCTCAAGAAACTCCTCGACTCCAAAGAGTTCGACGCGGTGTTCGTCGGCACCGGCGCCCCGAAGGGCAGGGAGTTGGACATACCGGGCCGGCACGACTCGGACCAAGTGTTCATCGGGATCGAGTGGCTCGAGTCCATCCATTTCGAACACGTCGATTCGGTCGGCGAAAGGGTGCTCATCATCGGCGTAGGCAACACCGCGATGGACTGCTGTCGCTCTGCCAAGAGACTCGGAGCAAAAGACGTCAAGGTCGTCGCGCGCAAAACCCGCAAGTACTTCAAGGCCTCGCCGTGGGAGTTAGAAGACGCCGAGGAGGAGCATGTTGAAATTCTGGAAAACCTTTCGCCCGTCCAGTTCGTGCTCGAGAACAGCACGCTCGTGGGCATGGAGTTCGAGAAGTTCACGTCCGTCGAGATAGACGGCAAGCTCGTGCAAGAGCCTGCGGGCCACGTCGTCATCCCTTGCGACACGGTGATCGTCGCGATCGGCCAGGAGAACGCGTTCCCGTGGATCGAGCGGGACATCGGCATCGAGTTCAACAAGTGGGACATGCCCGAAGTGGACGAGACGACGTTCATGTACACCCGCGAAGGCGTTTTTTCCGGCGGCGACGCGGCGTTCGGCCCGAAGAACATCATCTGGGCCGTTGAGCACGGGCACCAGGCGGCGATCTCGATCCATAACTACTGCAACGGCAAATCCGTCGATGATCGTCTGCCGCAGGGCCAGACGCTTTCGAGCACCAGCATGGGTCTGCACGAGTGGTCGTACAGCAACGACTACGACCCGGCAAAGCGGCAGAAGATGACCCACATCGAGATGCCCGAGCGATTTCTGAAGATGACGATCGAGGTCGAGGAGGGGTTCACGATGGAGCAGGCGAAAGTCGAGGTCGAACGGTGCATGAACTGCGACATCCAGACGCACTTCACCGAGTCGCTTTGCATCGAGTGCGACGCCTGCATCGACGTCTGCCCGACCGACTGCCTGACGATCACGAACAACGGCGATGAAACGGACCTGCGCAGCCGGCTGATCGCACCCGCCGACGTCCACGATCAACCGCTGTTCGTGTCGGGCGCACTCAAGCAGACGGGCCGCGTGATGGTCAAGGACGAGAACATCTGCCTGCACTGCGGCCTTTGCGCCGACCGGTGCCCGACCCACGCGTTCGACATGCGAAAGTCCATCCTTCAGCTGCCGTACGCTGGCCAGCCGGTGCCCGAAAAAACTCTGCCCGCCGCCGAACCCGCACCCGCGAAATGA